The following are encoded together in the Methanosarcina flavescens genome:
- a CDS encoding hemolysin family protein, with the protein MSYLTEIAIILVLIALNGLFSMSEFALVSAKKTRLKQRAEEGDTRADVALKLANEPTPFLSTIQIGITLVGIFAGAFGGATIAKELAAYLGEFPAMASYSGGLSITLVVVVITYLTLIFGELVPKRLALNNAESIASAVAKPMFSLSIIAKPFVIILSYSTEAVLRVLKVRKITGPPVTEEEIKIMLEEGTEAGVFEEAELSMIEGVLEIGDRHVDSLMTHRADIIGLDLEDSTDENLRRMIESGRSHFPVYEGELDNIVGMISVKKVLEKFVESGTVDLRELVTRPVFVPESASVLKLLESFKETGVHIALITDEYGSIQGVITLHDILEAIVGEVRSLGEPAEAQIRVREDGSWLIDGDTPIEKIKDFLPVDSFPGEKEGYYRTIAGLIIFILQRIPVTGDFIVHGGLRYEVVDMDGNRIDKVLVTRIPQAPED; encoded by the coding sequence ATGTCATATTTGACTGAAATCGCAATCATCCTTGTTCTGATTGCACTCAATGGCCTGTTTTCCATGTCAGAATTTGCCCTTGTTTCTGCCAAGAAAACTCGCCTTAAACAGCGGGCGGAAGAAGGGGACACAAGGGCAGATGTTGCGCTTAAGCTCGCGAATGAGCCCACGCCCTTTCTCTCAACAATCCAGATAGGAATTACTCTTGTAGGGATCTTTGCAGGCGCATTCGGTGGAGCCACGATAGCAAAGGAACTTGCAGCTTACCTTGGAGAATTCCCTGCTATGGCTTCATACAGTGGTGGTCTCAGCATCACTCTCGTTGTAGTTGTGATTACCTACCTTACCCTGATTTTTGGGGAACTTGTCCCTAAAAGGCTTGCACTCAACAATGCGGAGTCCATAGCCTCCGCTGTCGCAAAACCCATGTTTTCTCTTTCTATTATTGCAAAACCGTTTGTGATAATTCTCAGTTACTCAACCGAGGCTGTGCTCAGGGTCTTAAAGGTCAGGAAGATTACCGGGCCGCCTGTTACAGAAGAGGAAATCAAGATCATGCTTGAGGAGGGAACCGAAGCCGGAGTGTTTGAGGAAGCCGAATTGAGCATGATAGAAGGTGTGCTTGAGATTGGCGACCGTCATGTCGATTCCCTGATGACGCATCGCGCTGATATTATCGGGCTTGATCTTGAAGATTCGACCGATGAAAATCTGCGGAGAATGATCGAAAGTGGCAGGTCACATTTTCCGGTATATGAAGGTGAACTGGATAACATTGTTGGTATGATATCCGTAAAAAAGGTTCTTGAGAAATTTGTGGAAAGCGGCACTGTTGATCTCAGAGAACTGGTTACAAGACCGGTCTTCGTACCTGAAAGCGCTTCGGTTCTGAAGCTTCTGGAATCGTTCAAGGAGACCGGCGTGCATATTGCCCTTATCACTGACGAATACGGGAGCATTCAGGGCGTGATAACCCTGCACGACATCCTTGAAGCCATTGTGGGCGAAGTCCGTTCTCTGGGCGAGCCTGCGGAGGCGCAGATTAGAGTTAGAGAGGATGGCTCCTGGTTGATTGACGGGGATACGCCCATTGAAAAAATTAAAGATTTTCTGCCTGTAGATTCCTTTCCAGGAGAGAAAGAGGGTTACTACCGGACAATTGCCGGGCTGATTATTTTTATCCTGCAGCGAATCCCAGTGACCGGAGACTTTATTGTCCACGGAGGACTGCGATATGAGGTTGTGGATATGGACGGCAATCGAATAGATAAGGTGCTTGTAACGCGAATTCCCCAGGCTCCTGAAGATTAA
- a CDS encoding M48 family metallopeptidase, translated as MLDSEIKYLRHPAEIPLFIMCLLVSVFIYVTLMLVPILYPDLFGHEYMLIVPGTIVFLSFVSGQTYGAMMANAVRLSEKQFPELYEIIKRLSFELNLKEVPDAFLIQQGGLINAFATRLYFRRNYVVFYADVVEVAYREGDFDSLEFIVAHELAHIKAGHVSLLYNLSIFPVAFVPVLKNLLWTALSRAREYTSDRIAIRLVPSGKKGLIVLSAGEHLYKTVNYEEYLETARSPEGFWAWSTNLSSTHPSLVRRVKALNENQPGKIF; from the coding sequence TTGCTGGACAGTGAGATAAAATATCTAAGGCATCCTGCCGAAATACCTCTTTTCATTATGTGTTTGCTGGTCAGTGTTTTTATTTATGTTACTTTAATGCTAGTTCCGATTCTATATCCTGATCTCTTCGGGCATGAATATATGCTGATAGTCCCGGGAACGATTGTTTTTCTCTCATTCGTCTCCGGGCAGACCTACGGGGCAATGATGGCGAATGCAGTCAGGCTTTCAGAAAAGCAGTTTCCTGAGCTCTATGAAATTATAAAACGCCTTTCTTTTGAGCTGAATCTCAAAGAAGTTCCAGATGCATTCTTAATCCAGCAGGGTGGGCTAATAAACGCGTTTGCTACCAGGCTGTACTTCAGGAGAAATTATGTAGTTTTTTACGCGGATGTGGTTGAGGTCGCATACAGGGAAGGAGACTTTGATTCTCTGGAGTTCATAGTTGCCCATGAGTTGGCACACATAAAAGCAGGTCATGTTAGCCTGCTCTACAACCTCTCAATCTTCCCGGTTGCCTTTGTGCCTGTGCTAAAGAATCTTTTATGGACTGCCCTTAGCCGGGCAAGGGAATATACTTCAGACAGGATTGCAATCCGGCTTGTTCCTTCAGGCAAAAAAGGGCTTATAGTCCTCTCAGCAGGCGAACATCTATACAAAACGGTTAACTACGAGGAATATCTTGAGACTGCAAGAAGCCCTGAGGGTTTCTGGGCCTGGTCAACGAATCTCTCTTCAACACATCCATCCCTGGTGAGAAGGGTAAAAGCCCTTAACGAAAACCAGCCTGGAAAAATTTTTTAA
- a CDS encoding nicotianamine synthase family protein codes for MVSTIIEDLELSETTLEEIFGLYQDIRELSDEEILSCPLDRVEKTFLKLDALITRDLYSDKDFDLFNKPEMEPVFAHMNRFRNLCTVRLETRYSNEILASRSPWEVLEKYTFYRNYLRLVQIEYEDLKLKPEDRISFLGSGPLPLTLIVFLKRHGIKGTGIEQDPARAQLSIKVLDKLGLSEGITVINGNHLSITRADFIDYGADSKALIIAAQAEPKKEILDHLLKVIPEGCRLSYRIYEKGLMKLLNLDSLLDLPEGYREYKRVRPVPPAYNTVVFLEKTGLLKKNE; via the coding sequence ATGGTCAGCACGATTATTGAGGATCTGGAACTCTCAGAAACCACTCTAGAAGAGATATTCGGCTTATATCAGGACATAAGGGAGCTGTCTGATGAAGAGATTCTTTCCTGCCCTTTGGATAGGGTTGAGAAAACATTCCTGAAACTTGATGCTTTGATTACCCGTGATTTGTACAGCGATAAAGATTTTGACCTTTTTAATAAACCAGAAATGGAGCCGGTTTTTGCTCACATGAACCGATTCCGGAATTTATGCACTGTGAGGCTGGAAACCAGATACTCAAACGAGATCCTTGCAAGCCGGTCACCCTGGGAGGTGCTTGAAAAATATACTTTTTACAGGAATTATCTCAGGCTGGTTCAGATAGAATATGAAGATCTCAAATTAAAACCCGAGGACAGAATCTCTTTTCTCGGGAGCGGGCCTCTTCCTCTGACCCTTATCGTTTTCCTCAAGCGTCACGGGATAAAGGGCACAGGGATAGAGCAGGACCCTGCAAGGGCACAACTCTCAATAAAAGTACTTGATAAGCTCGGGCTTTCAGAAGGCATCACCGTAATTAATGGGAATCATCTTTCCATCACCCGTGCTGATTTCATAGATTATGGCGCCGATTCAAAGGCTCTTATTATAGCTGCCCAGGCTGAGCCCAAAAAAGAAATTCTGGATCACCTGCTAAAGGTAATACCTGAAGGCTGCAGGCTTTCTTACAGGATCTATGAGAAAGGCTTAATGAAACTGTTAAATCTGGACTCTTTGCTTGATTTGCCTGAAGGTTACAGGGAATATAAGAGAGTCCGGCCTGTCCCTCCTGCATATAATACCGTCGTATTTTTGGAGAAAACAGGATTACTGAAGAAAAATGAGTAA
- a CDS encoding ArsR/SmtB family transcription factor, which translates to MAKSLQHIVEIGEALSHPIRLKLLYLLAERERYVYELAKDLNLSRQVINLHLKRLEKAGFVESDLRLDDDDMRAKKFFRLKEFEVYLSIEDIKQIFE; encoded by the coding sequence ATGGCAAAATCGCTTCAACATATAGTAGAGATTGGTGAAGCTCTCTCTCATCCCATAAGGTTGAAATTGCTCTACCTGCTGGCTGAGAGGGAGAGGTATGTATACGAACTCGCCAAAGACCTGAACCTCTCAAGGCAGGTAATAAACCTGCATTTGAAACGCCTGGAAAAAGCCGGATTTGTTGAAAGCGACCTCAGACTTGATGATGACGACATGCGGGCAAAGAAGTTTTTTAGATTAAAAGAGTTTGAAGTTTACCTGTCTATTGAAGATATAAAGCAAATTTTTGAATAA
- a CDS encoding PepSY domain-containing protein → MRKAIIAILLGILLVGASGAAVVSAVTSDNAGTNYGFGSHRWAARCTGLGPCAGNFSGCPYFNSDNPAEVEVETSDEALEIARKEIDSKVSKDDISQMRRWWIVSYQDEDGVYKQARIDAVSGEVFTDYPVCAGAQAGERHCRGQGHSRGYSY, encoded by the coding sequence ATGAGAAAGGCGATAATAGCAATTCTGCTGGGAATACTGCTTGTAGGAGCCTCCGGAGCAGCAGTCGTCAGTGCAGTTACTTCGGATAACGCAGGGACAAATTACGGATTTGGATCACACAGGTGGGCTGCAAGATGCACGGGCTTGGGTCCGTGTGCAGGAAATTTCTCCGGTTGCCCTTATTTCAACTCAGATAATCCCGCAGAAGTTGAGGTTGAGACTTCAGATGAAGCACTCGAGATTGCAAGGAAAGAAATCGATAGTAAGGTTTCTAAAGATGACATTTCTCAGATGCGCCGCTGGTGGATTGTTTCCTATCAAGACGAGGATGGGGTTTACAAGCAGGCAAGGATTGATGCTGTCAGCGGCGAAGTATTTACTGATTACCCTGTTTGCGCAGGAGCACAGGCAGGCGAAAGGCACTGCAGGGGACAGGGTCACAGTAGAGGATATAGTTATTGA
- a CDS encoding alkaline phosphatase family protein encodes MKILECSIIDIAPTIATLLKIPMVPPAGRPIRVVETYAQERGCKRAVIIVVDSLGYSLYKHLSTLMVNLSGTAEKGILFRCKSVAPITSPAIASIFTGYPPEMHNIYSTQDIYTERAKNSENPRLKSIMEWAYRAGMKASAVIEYEGAESFRGRIKDFYGVPDSEDILDYDLQITNYAVRALKEKPDVLAVHLRALDRFSHRAESWEELRKAAKAIDENLGEIFRSAEKGTIFFICGDHAIHGGEKWLKNAEGEDIKNHRENIVALIVACKQEA; translated from the coding sequence ATGAAAATTTTAGAATGCAGCATAATTGATATTGCCCCCACGATCGCGACACTGCTGAAAATCCCTATGGTTCCGCCTGCTGGCAGACCAATTCGAGTAGTAGAAACCTACGCACAGGAAAGAGGCTGCAAGCGAGCAGTAATTATTGTGGTTGATAGTCTTGGGTATTCCCTTTACAAGCACCTTTCTACATTAATGGTAAACCTGAGTGGGACTGCCGAGAAAGGAATCCTGTTCAGGTGCAAATCGGTTGCACCAATAACATCCCCTGCTATTGCATCAATCTTTACAGGATATCCACCAGAAATGCATAATATCTACTCGACTCAAGATATCTATACCGAAAGAGCAAAAAACTCGGAAAATCCGAGACTGAAGAGTATCATGGAATGGGCTTACAGGGCAGGCATGAAAGCGTCAGCGGTCATTGAGTATGAAGGTGCGGAAAGTTTCAGGGGGAGAATAAAAGATTTTTATGGAGTTCCAGATTCCGAAGATATCCTGGATTATGACCTTCAGATCACGAATTATGCTGTGCGTGCTCTCAAAGAAAAGCCCGATGTCCTGGCGGTTCACCTAAGGGCTCTTGATCGTTTTTCCCATAGGGCAGAAAGCTGGGAAGAACTGAGAAAGGCTGCAAAAGCCATAGATGAAAACCTGGGCGAGATTTTCCGGAGTGCAGAAAAAGGGACGATTTTCTTTATCTGCGGAGACCACGCAATCCATGGCGGAGAAAAGTGGTTGAAGAATGCGGAAGGAGAAGATATCAAAAATCACAGGGAAAACATTGTAGCCCTTATTGTAGCCTGTAAGCAGGAAGCATAA
- a CDS encoding HAD family hydrolase has protein sequence MPASFNPYNFIQSNPASSQRSLSSHSSDLSFSPEPIEEIKLFLDMDGVLTDFTGACEKLGDDMMFWYSNDRELFWKKITSAGIEFWSEMSWMPGGRELHGFLRSSGYFPTILSALPGPERKKALINAREGKIKWIRKELGASYAENAILCYRPEKALQSGAARVLIDDNSENIREWEEAGGIGILHKNTSRTIRCFSKILKVGQKF, from the coding sequence ATGCCTGCTTCTTTCAATCCGTACAATTTTATCCAGAGCAATCCTGCAAGCTCTCAGAGATCTCTCTCAAGCCATTCGTCTGATCTCTCTTTTTCTCCCGAGCCCATAGAAGAAATAAAACTTTTTCTTGATATGGATGGAGTCCTTACGGACTTCACAGGTGCCTGTGAAAAACTGGGTGACGATATGATGTTCTGGTACAGCAATGATAGAGAGTTATTCTGGAAAAAAATTACATCGGCAGGAATTGAATTCTGGTCAGAGATGTCCTGGATGCCAGGAGGAAGGGAGCTACATGGGTTTCTTAGAAGTTCAGGCTACTTTCCTACAATCCTTTCTGCGCTCCCTGGGCCTGAGAGAAAAAAAGCCTTAATCAATGCGAGAGAAGGAAAAATCAAATGGATCAGGAAAGAACTTGGAGCCTCTTATGCAGAAAATGCAATCCTCTGCTACCGACCGGAAAAAGCCCTGCAGTCAGGGGCTGCAAGGGTCCTTATTGATGATAATTCTGAAAACATCCGCGAGTGGGAAGAGGCAGGAGGTATTGGAATTCTGCATAAGAATACCAGCCGAACAATCAGGTGTTTCAGTAAGATTCTTAAGGTTGGGCAAAAGTTCTGA
- a CDS encoding DUF373 family protein produces the protein MQTLVICIDRDNDLGEKAKLETPIVGREANIQAAVALGIADPEDSDTNTIFGGIRILDELRAKGTDAEIVSFAGDKNVGVIADQRIAEQLETFLNTNNVQRAIFVSDGAEDETLVPIVQSRIKIDSVKRIVVMQSENLESTYYILKHVFSDPKISQTFFVPLGLAFLIYAIFLLAQYPEGAVVGILAAVGLYMLYRGFGLDDLVALEKERLWDAFLEQRMVFISYTAALLTILVATAYGAMEVWKLYSAEGVWYHGTLTLVSVFINASVWWYAGALLLADLGKIFDLRMEEKPIYKNVAISLFIIATGLLFWGASTYILAAASLSEGITNNATLALQYFVYSVIVAILIALAGIKYSVSNQASENGNPERGRRKRKLA, from the coding sequence ATGCAGACCTTAGTTATATGCATAGACAGAGATAACGATCTGGGCGAAAAAGCAAAGCTCGAAACCCCGATAGTAGGACGGGAGGCAAATATTCAAGCTGCCGTTGCACTTGGAATCGCAGATCCGGAGGACTCTGATACCAATACAATTTTCGGCGGGATCAGGATTCTTGATGAGTTGCGGGCAAAAGGAACCGATGCAGAGATAGTCTCTTTTGCAGGAGACAAAAACGTTGGAGTAATCGCAGACCAGAGAATTGCAGAACAGCTCGAAACCTTTCTCAATACGAATAATGTGCAGAGAGCAATTTTTGTCTCAGACGGCGCAGAGGACGAGACACTTGTGCCTATTGTCCAATCCCGTATAAAAATTGACTCCGTGAAAAGAATCGTAGTAATGCAAAGTGAAAATCTGGAGAGTACCTATTATATTCTGAAACATGTATTCAGCGACCCAAAGATTTCCCAGACTTTCTTTGTACCTTTAGGGCTTGCTTTTCTCATTTATGCAATATTTCTGCTTGCCCAGTATCCTGAAGGTGCAGTTGTGGGAATTCTTGCAGCTGTAGGGCTTTACATGCTGTACAGAGGCTTTGGGCTGGATGACCTTGTCGCCCTTGAGAAAGAAAGGCTCTGGGACGCTTTTCTGGAACAGAGGATGGTTTTCATAAGCTATACGGCTGCCCTGCTTACAATTCTTGTAGCGACTGCATACGGGGCAATGGAGGTATGGAAACTTTATTCGGCAGAAGGGGTGTGGTACCACGGAACCCTTACGCTTGTCTCAGTATTCATAAATGCCTCAGTCTGGTGGTATGCAGGAGCCCTGCTGCTTGCGGATCTTGGGAAAATTTTCGATCTAAGGATGGAGGAAAAGCCAATTTATAAAAATGTCGCTATCTCTCTCTTTATAATCGCAACTGGATTGCTCTTCTGGGGTGCAAGCACATATATTTTAGCGGCAGCCTCCCTTTCGGAAGGCATTACTAATAATGCAACTCTTGCCCTCCAGTATTTTGTATATTCAGTCATAGTTGCAATTCTTATTGCTCTTGCCGGTATAAAGTACAGCGTATCAAACCAGGCTTCCGAAAATGGAAACCCAGAAAGGGGTAGAAGAAAGAGAAAGCTCGCCTGA
- the mtnP gene encoding S-methyl-5'-thioadenosine phosphorylase, with translation MEKAAENVEIAVLGGVGFNSYREFESQPVHTPYGGITTYFTTIRRKRVAVIPRHAGENHIPPHRINYRANIWAVHAIGAKRIISTNSVGSMRGHPVGSFVVLGDFIDFTRNRPSTFYDDKTVHVDLSEPYCPEIRTALRCALEKKGLSYTEGIYACTEGPRFETRAEIRMMSQFADVVGMTGVPEVILAKELSLCYASLAIVTNQACGLTTQKLTADEVTEVVGKAQDSIFEIISDTVENLKEARSCRCRFAKEGACL, from the coding sequence ATGGAGAAGGCAGCTGAAAATGTAGAGATTGCAGTGCTCGGTGGTGTTGGTTTCAATTCATACAGGGAATTTGAAAGCCAGCCAGTACACACTCCATATGGAGGAATTACCACTTATTTTACTACCATAAGAAGAAAAAGAGTTGCAGTAATTCCGAGGCATGCAGGAGAAAATCATATTCCTCCACATAGAATTAACTACAGGGCAAATATCTGGGCAGTACATGCCATAGGGGCAAAACGTATAATCTCTACAAATTCCGTAGGGTCAATGCGAGGACATCCTGTGGGCAGTTTTGTAGTGCTTGGTGATTTCATAGATTTCACCCGGAACAGACCCTCTACTTTTTATGATGATAAGACTGTACATGTCGACCTCTCTGAGCCCTACTGTCCGGAAATCAGGACTGCCCTCAGATGTGCCCTGGAAAAAAAAGGGCTTTCCTATACCGAAGGAATTTATGCCTGCACGGAAGGTCCGCGCTTTGAGACCCGAGCCGAAATTCGAATGATGAGCCAGTTTGCCGATGTTGTGGGCATGACGGGTGTGCCTGAGGTAATCCTTGCAAAAGAACTCAGCCTCTGTTATGCTTCTCTCGCTATTGTCACAAATCAGGCATGTGGGTTGACTACACAGAAACTAACAGCGGATGAAGTCACTGAAGTCGTGGGAAAAGCCCAGGATTCGATCTTTGAAATAATTTCGGACACAGTAGAAAATCTCAAAGAAGCCCGAAGCTGCAGGTGCAGATTTGCAAAAGAAGGAGCATGCTTGTAA
- a CDS encoding DUF5814 domain-containing protein, with amino-acid sequence MILWVLGYAEKSKIRVMAIKDRMKQPIYTAELYLKDSYKGPRPHKIRLLTGKKEEFIPPQQFIELLRGANRIMLAGGGDPANETAFMEMLKGFQLSADRVKICKHCLINKRFNFVNSKSIKYHNELICLGCAKEELLRAVRSAGVQYGEKSIDFLEQVLVKTRDLDRTIRMLTPERLDPEFTRYDTIRTNPTSATVRVKNLPLQKEFKDMLLEKSETLLPVQALSVEAGLLEGKNQFVISATATGKTLIGEMAGIQNLLDKKGKMLYLVPLVALANQKYDQFKERYSKLGLTTSIKIGAILIKTSQRVKMQTSPGADIIVGTYEGIDHMLRSGNADYLGKIGTVVVDEVHTLEDQERGHRLDGLIGRLRYVAPEAQFIYLSATVANPEGYAKKLGARLIRYEHRPVPIDRHLLFCQENEKAKLISQLAKEEYSMFSSKKHRGQTIVFTNSRRNCHRLAAALSIQAAPYHAGLSQYERKKVETRFVKGELPVVVTTAALAAGVDFPASQVIFESLAMGVDWISVQDFLQMSGRAGRPDYHDRGIVVLMPVPGKSYSGSQSDTEEEIAIKLLQGEMLSAGVQYGEAEQLEEVLASVAVTSSVQDLRKIHNLMFGNYDLERLILRLQSYRFLERKGNRITLTRFGKIIATHFLPVSKAFLIRDAVLEENKPLQIVTNLEFFDAAYFKYANQIGSSLHVNMPSRVFQGATLDIIFDGESLSQLDVKIRELMLNFASDFLTCACKDSPYCGCAEQKFSEKIIKLRTETLEPVQIVKRLEDKYGISAYQGDVFGYLDNAVRNLDAVELIAKVHSKKRVAEEAKKLKKKVQG; translated from the coding sequence ATGATACTCTGGGTCTTAGGCTACGCTGAAAAATCGAAGATAAGAGTTATGGCTATAAAGGACCGGATGAAACAGCCGATTTATACGGCGGAACTCTATTTAAAGGATAGTTACAAAGGACCACGCCCTCATAAAATAAGGCTTCTTACCGGCAAAAAAGAAGAATTCATTCCTCCCCAGCAGTTTATAGAGCTCTTACGTGGTGCAAATCGGATAATGCTTGCAGGAGGAGGGGACCCTGCAAATGAGACTGCGTTTATGGAGATGCTCAAAGGTTTTCAACTCAGTGCAGATAGAGTTAAAATCTGCAAACACTGCCTGATAAACAAACGTTTCAACTTTGTAAATAGTAAATCCATCAAATACCACAATGAACTCATCTGCCTGGGCTGTGCAAAGGAAGAACTTTTGCGTGCAGTCCGTTCGGCTGGTGTGCAGTATGGGGAGAAATCTATAGATTTCCTTGAGCAGGTTCTCGTGAAGACCAGGGACCTTGATAGGACTATCCGGATGCTTACCCCAGAAAGGCTGGACCCTGAGTTCACGCGTTACGATACTATAAGGACAAACCCTACGAGTGCTACTGTCAGGGTAAAGAACCTGCCCCTTCAAAAGGAATTCAAAGACATGCTGCTCGAAAAGTCTGAGACCTTACTGCCTGTTCAGGCCCTGTCGGTTGAAGCCGGACTTCTGGAAGGGAAAAATCAGTTTGTAATTTCGGCGACAGCAACCGGAAAGACCCTTATAGGGGAGATGGCAGGAATCCAGAATCTTCTTGACAAAAAAGGAAAAATGCTTTATCTGGTTCCCCTGGTGGCACTTGCAAACCAGAAATACGACCAGTTCAAAGAGCGCTATTCGAAACTCGGGCTCACCACTTCAATAAAGATTGGAGCAATTCTCATAAAAACCTCCCAGCGCGTGAAAATGCAGACCAGCCCGGGTGCGGATATAATCGTAGGGACTTACGAGGGTATAGACCATATGCTCAGGTCTGGAAATGCCGATTACCTGGGTAAGATCGGAACTGTGGTTGTGGATGAAGTCCATACCCTCGAAGACCAGGAAAGGGGGCACAGGCTGGACGGGCTTATAGGAAGGCTGAGGTATGTGGCACCCGAGGCGCAGTTTATCTATCTCTCAGCAACCGTAGCAAATCCTGAAGGCTATGCAAAGAAGCTCGGAGCCAGGCTTATCCGTTACGAGCACAGACCGGTCCCTATTGACAGGCATCTCTTATTCTGCCAGGAGAACGAGAAGGCAAAGCTAATTTCCCAGCTAGCGAAAGAGGAGTATTCGATGTTCTCTTCTAAAAAGCATAGGGGGCAGACAATTGTCTTTACAAACTCCCGCCGAAACTGCCACAGGCTCGCCGCCGCCCTTTCAATTCAGGCGGCTCCCTATCATGCCGGGCTTTCCCAGTACGAGAGAAAGAAAGTTGAAACTCGCTTTGTAAAAGGAGAGCTTCCGGTAGTCGTGACTACAGCCGCCCTTGCGGCAGGTGTAGATTTTCCGGCTTCCCAGGTAATCTTTGAATCCCTTGCAATGGGAGTAGACTGGATTTCAGTCCAGGACTTCCTGCAGATGAGCGGAAGGGCAGGCAGGCCTGACTATCATGACCGCGGAATTGTCGTGCTTATGCCCGTACCTGGAAAGTCCTACTCAGGCTCCCAGTCAGATACCGAAGAAGAGATTGCAATCAAACTGCTTCAGGGAGAAATGCTCTCAGCAGGCGTACAGTACGGAGAAGCCGAGCAGCTTGAGGAAGTGCTTGCATCAGTTGCAGTCACTTCCTCGGTGCAGGATCTCAGGAAGATCCATAACCTGATGTTTGGGAACTACGACCTGGAAAGATTAATCCTGCGCCTCCAGAGTTATCGCTTTCTGGAAAGAAAAGGAAACCGGATAACGCTTACGCGTTTTGGAAAGATTATTGCGACTCATTTCCTTCCGGTATCGAAAGCCTTCCTGATTCGAGATGCTGTGCTTGAAGAGAACAAACCCCTTCAGATTGTGACAAACTTGGAGTTTTTCGATGCAGCGTACTTCAAGTATGCAAACCAGATAGGAAGCTCTCTGCATGTTAATATGCCTTCAAGGGTCTTTCAGGGGGCTACCCTTGATATAATCTTTGACGGGGAATCCCTTTCCCAGCTTGATGTAAAAATCCGGGAGTTAATGTTGAACTTTGCTTCGGACTTTTTAACCTGTGCCTGCAAAGATTCGCCTTACTGCGGCTGTGCAGAACAGAAGTTCTCGGAAAAAATTATCAAGTTGCGTACAGAAACGCTTGAACCTGTACAGATTGTAAAGAGACTTGAAGATAAATACGGAATTTCCGCATACCAGGGTGACGTTTTCGGGTACCTGGACAATGCAGTCCGTAATCTTGATGCCGTGGAACTTATAGCAAAGGTGCACTCCAAAAAGAGAGTGGCAGAGGAAGCAAAAAAGCTTAAAAAGAAAGTCCAGGGTTAA
- a CDS encoding DUF3467 domain-containing protein has protein sequence MTEDVEPKKNIGNEASKKVKKNITIEFLKPDNFRQIYAIGAAGGHSPYDFRIGFYNDTPKMFGDVSESRVIQRRVEAEIILSPVAALELSRWLTQHINEYESVFGPIARAIPRPKKDSAKPIDESTDIQGYI, from the coding sequence ATGACTGAGGACGTTGAACCCAAGAAAAATATTGGAAATGAAGCCTCAAAGAAGGTAAAAAAAAACATTACTATAGAATTCTTGAAACCTGATAACTTCAGGCAGATATATGCTATCGGAGCTGCAGGAGGGCATAGCCCCTACGATTTTAGGATCGGTTTTTACAACGACACTCCTAAAATGTTTGGGGATGTCTCAGAATCAAGGGTTATCCAGAGGCGTGTCGAGGCCGAGATTATACTCTCTCCTGTTGCTGCACTTGAGCTTTCAAGGTGGCTGACCCAGCATATAAACGAATATGAGTCCGTTTTCGGACCTATTGCGAGAGCAATCCCGAGACCAAAAAAAGATTCTGCAAAGCCTATTGACGAAAGTACGGATATTCAGGGTTATATCTGA
- a CDS encoding LSM domain-containing protein, with product MFPNKKVQKIVGSKIQVEMKGDLNLLEGTLKSVDDYMNLHLVDTMEIVKGEKVRSLGSVVLRGNNIILITPVEE from the coding sequence TTGTTCCCAAATAAAAAAGTTCAGAAAATCGTTGGATCAAAGATCCAGGTAGAAATGAAAGGCGACCTTAATCTGCTTGAAGGCACTCTTAAGAGTGTGGATGACTACATGAACCTTCATCTCGTGGACACCATGGAGATCGTAAAAGGAGAAAAAGTCCGTTCCCTTGGTTCTGTAGTACTTCGTGGTAATAACATCATACTGATCACTCCTGTTGAAGAATAA